In one window of Nocardiopsis aegyptia DNA:
- a CDS encoding ABC transporter substrate-binding protein, whose translation MHKRIALIGLPLALVLSACGGSDPYQEETSPGGDTGTVVIGSADFPESTLLAQIYGRAMEAQGVDVDYQLNIGSREVYYSQIESGNLSVFPEYNGATLAYLDEDAPTGSSEETNALVEEALPESLEILDSSSAENKDSVTVTGEIAEEHGLTSLADLADVADELVLGGPPEFETRHQGVVGLEEVYGIEFQEFRSLEVALLTQALLDGDIQAANLFTTDPQIAVEDFVVLEDPENLFGAQNITPLIHSDQVDATAREALNSVSAALTTEALTALNERVVVDNEDAADVAQEWLEEEGLG comes from the coding sequence ATGCACAAGAGGATCGCCCTCATCGGGCTTCCCCTGGCGCTGGTGCTGAGCGCGTGCGGTGGAAGCGATCCCTACCAGGAGGAGACGTCGCCCGGCGGCGACACCGGCACCGTCGTCATCGGCTCCGCCGACTTCCCCGAGAGCACCCTGCTCGCCCAGATCTACGGCCGCGCGATGGAGGCGCAGGGCGTCGACGTCGACTACCAGCTCAACATCGGCAGCCGGGAGGTCTACTACTCCCAGATCGAGTCCGGCAACCTGTCGGTGTTCCCCGAGTACAACGGCGCGACCCTGGCCTACCTCGACGAGGACGCGCCCACCGGCAGCAGCGAGGAGACCAACGCGCTGGTGGAGGAGGCGCTGCCGGAGTCCCTGGAGATCCTGGACTCCTCCAGCGCCGAGAACAAGGACTCGGTGACCGTCACCGGCGAGATCGCCGAGGAGCACGGCCTGACCAGCCTCGCGGACCTGGCCGACGTCGCCGACGAGCTGGTGCTGGGCGGGCCGCCGGAGTTCGAGACCCGCCACCAGGGCGTGGTGGGGCTGGAGGAGGTCTACGGGATCGAGTTCCAGGAGTTCCGCTCGCTGGAGGTCGCGCTGCTGACCCAGGCGCTGCTGGACGGCGACATCCAGGCCGCCAACCTGTTCACCACCGACCCGCAGATCGCGGTGGAGGACTTCGTGGTGCTGGAGGACCCGGAGAACCTCTTCGGGGCGCAGAACATCACGCCGCTGATCCACTCCGACCAGGTCGACGCCACCGCGCGCGAGGCGCTCAACTCCGTGTCCGCCGCGCTGACGACCGAGGCGCTCACCGCGCTCAACGAGCGGGTGGTCGTGGACAACGAGGACGCCGCCGACGTCGCCCAGGAGTGGCTGGAGGAGGAGGGGCTCGGTTAG
- a CDS encoding ABC transporter permease, which translates to MNAAWDWTLGVVEWGVANWSHPGEPDRGILPRLLEHMRLAYAPILLGLLVALPLGLACARWKRLYPPVLTGVNVLYAVPSIALFFLMLPYTGFSDWTAVVPLTVYTLVILLPNVVDGLRQVPEHVRQAAVAMGFGPLRRLVFVETPVAVPVIIAGLRVASVATISMVSVASLIGLGGLGRLILSEGFRRQFDAPIVVGIVLTVLLALVTDAVLVLAQRLLTPWARRDGGGGGGRGIRANRRRRRTAAAAPAEGAAVAADLTTTAGKR; encoded by the coding sequence GTGAACGCGGCCTGGGACTGGACACTCGGCGTCGTCGAGTGGGGCGTGGCCAACTGGAGCCACCCCGGCGAGCCCGACCGCGGCATCCTGCCCCGCCTGCTGGAGCACATGCGCCTGGCCTACGCGCCCATCCTGCTGGGCCTGCTGGTGGCCCTGCCGCTGGGTCTGGCGTGCGCCCGCTGGAAGCGCCTGTACCCGCCGGTCCTGACCGGCGTGAACGTCCTGTACGCGGTGCCCTCCATCGCGCTGTTCTTCCTGATGCTGCCCTACACCGGCTTCAGCGACTGGACGGCGGTCGTGCCGCTGACCGTGTACACCCTGGTGATCCTGCTGCCCAACGTGGTCGACGGGCTGCGCCAGGTGCCCGAGCACGTACGCCAGGCGGCCGTGGCCATGGGCTTCGGGCCGCTGCGCCGGCTGGTCTTCGTCGAGACGCCCGTGGCGGTGCCGGTGATCATCGCCGGGCTGCGGGTGGCCTCGGTGGCCACCATCAGCATGGTCAGCGTCGCCTCGCTGATCGGCCTGGGCGGGCTGGGCCGGCTCATCCTCAGCGAGGGCTTCCGCCGCCAGTTCGACGCGCCCATCGTCGTGGGCATCGTGCTGACGGTGCTGCTCGCCCTGGTCACCGACGCCGTGCTCGTGCTCGCCCAGCGCCTGCTCACGCCGTGGGCCCGCCGGGACGGCGGCGGAGGCGGCGGGCGGGGCATCCGCGCGAACCGGCGCCGGCGCCGCACCGCGGCGGCGGCGCCCGCCGAGGGCGCGGCCGTGGCCGCCGACCTCACGACCACCGCGGGGAAGAGGTAG
- the sppA gene encoding signal peptide peptidase SppA, producing MADLSKITQPLSLARFGPRPQGPLVLELDLTEGIADEAAPDPVSQIMNRRRQHYLDVVEGIRRGARDSDVAALVVRVDARSLGFAKVQELRDAVADFRATGKPAVAWADSFGEAGAGNLPYYLACAFSRVVMAPTGVLGLTGLILRSTFVKGAVDKLGVSFEVGARHEYKNAANGVTETGFTDAHREASDRIVTSLGDQIVAAVAGARDLTEEKVRSLVSSGPLLAGEAVEAGLLDGLAYRDEVYADLLQQVRDRHPKAPEPELRFVTRHHRKHTPVPRPKIAGGPGYIALISANGAISLGRSRRSPLGGGTVMGSDTVAAAFRAARRDPQVKAVVFRVDSRGGSPTASDAIRRESALTSEQGIPVISAMGDFAASGGYYVTLGSDAVVAQPGTLTGSIGVITAKPVLGPLMERFGVTTDSVSTGEHAGMFHTDRPFTESEWERVNALLDEIYEDFLAKVGRSRGMSRDEVHEVARGRVWTGEDAHQRGLVDELGGLETAVRLAREKADAGALPLRAFPRAHPLDRFRPHESSEDLASAQPQSTLEAWSAWGPLEHAARALGLPATGALTMAGDWEVR from the coding sequence ATGGCCGACCTCTCGAAGATCACGCAGCCCTTGTCCCTCGCCCGGTTCGGGCCGCGTCCCCAAGGGCCGCTGGTCCTCGAACTGGACCTGACCGAGGGGATCGCCGACGAAGCCGCGCCCGACCCGGTCAGCCAGATCATGAACCGCCGCCGGCAGCACTACCTCGACGTCGTCGAGGGGATCCGCCGCGGCGCCCGCGACTCCGACGTGGCCGCCCTGGTGGTGCGGGTCGACGCGCGTTCGCTCGGGTTCGCGAAGGTCCAGGAGCTGCGCGACGCCGTCGCCGACTTCCGCGCCACCGGCAAGCCCGCCGTGGCCTGGGCCGACTCCTTCGGCGAGGCCGGCGCGGGCAACCTGCCCTACTACCTGGCGTGCGCGTTCTCCCGGGTGGTCATGGCGCCCACCGGCGTCCTGGGGCTGACCGGCCTGATCCTGCGCAGCACCTTCGTCAAGGGCGCCGTGGACAAGCTGGGCGTGAGCTTCGAGGTCGGCGCGCGCCACGAGTACAAGAACGCCGCCAACGGCGTGACCGAGACCGGCTTCACCGACGCCCACCGCGAGGCCAGCGACCGGATCGTCACGTCCCTGGGCGACCAGATCGTCGCGGCGGTGGCCGGCGCGCGCGACCTCACCGAGGAGAAGGTCCGGTCCCTGGTCTCCAGCGGACCCCTGCTGGCCGGCGAGGCGGTGGAGGCCGGGCTCCTGGACGGGCTCGCCTACCGCGACGAGGTCTACGCCGACCTGCTCCAGCAGGTGCGCGACCGGCACCCCAAGGCCCCCGAGCCGGAGCTGCGCTTCGTCACCCGCCACCACCGCAAGCACACGCCCGTGCCCCGGCCGAAGATCGCGGGCGGACCCGGATACATCGCGCTGATCAGCGCCAACGGAGCGATCAGCCTGGGCCGCTCGCGGCGCTCGCCGCTGGGCGGCGGCACCGTCATGGGCTCGGACACCGTCGCCGCGGCCTTCCGTGCCGCGCGCCGCGACCCGCAGGTCAAGGCCGTGGTGTTCCGGGTCGACAGCCGGGGCGGCTCGCCCACGGCCTCCGACGCGATCCGCCGCGAGTCGGCGCTGACCAGCGAGCAGGGCATCCCGGTCATCTCCGCGATGGGCGACTTCGCGGCGTCGGGCGGCTACTACGTGACCCTGGGCTCGGACGCCGTGGTCGCCCAGCCCGGGACACTGACCGGGTCGATCGGCGTCATCACGGCCAAGCCGGTGCTCGGCCCGCTCATGGAGCGGTTCGGCGTGACCACCGACTCGGTGAGTACCGGGGAGCACGCCGGGATGTTCCACACCGACCGCCCCTTCACCGAGTCCGAGTGGGAGCGCGTCAACGCTCTGCTGGACGAGATCTACGAGGACTTCCTCGCCAAGGTCGGCCGGTCGCGCGGCATGAGCCGCGACGAGGTGCACGAGGTCGCCCGCGGTCGGGTCTGGACCGGCGAGGACGCCCACCAGCGCGGTCTGGTCGACGAACTCGGCGGGTTGGAGACGGCCGTGCGCCTGGCCAGGGAGAAGGCGGACGCGGGCGCGCTGCCCCTGCGCGCGTTCCCCCGCGCGCACCCGCTGGACCGGTTCCGGCCGCACGAGTCGAGCGAGGACCTGGCCTCCGCGCAGCCGCAGAGCACCCTGGAGGCGTGGAGCGCCTGGGGTCCGCTGGAGCACGCCGCCCGGGCGCTGGGCCTGCCCGCGACGGGCGCGCTGACGATGGCGGGCGACTGGGAGGTCCGTTGA
- a CDS encoding ABC transporter permease, with product MEILCAIDTGVLCGVEQWFTDPAQWTGPSGIPVRLAEHVYYSVLALLVATAIAVPLGLLTGHTGVGGFLTTSLANFARALPTIGVLFLIVLLAGIGLVPVLCALVALAVPPILVNTHEGVRGVESRLKDAALGMGMRGREVLFKLELPVAAPLVLIGMRTAAVQVVATATIAAYVGVGGLGRYIVDGQARQDLSMMLGGSILVVSLAVVTTLLFAGLRRVLVAPGLRAEAASAR from the coding sequence ATGGAGATCCTGTGCGCGATCGACACCGGCGTGCTGTGCGGGGTCGAACAGTGGTTCACCGACCCCGCCCAGTGGACGGGGCCGTCCGGCATCCCCGTGCGGCTGGCCGAGCACGTGTACTACTCCGTGCTCGCGCTGCTGGTGGCGACCGCGATCGCCGTGCCCCTGGGCCTGCTGACCGGGCACACGGGCGTGGGCGGCTTCCTCACCACGAGCCTGGCCAACTTCGCCCGGGCGCTGCCCACCATCGGCGTGCTCTTCCTCATCGTGCTGCTGGCCGGGATCGGGCTCGTCCCCGTCCTGTGCGCGCTGGTGGCGCTCGCGGTCCCGCCGATCCTGGTCAACACCCACGAGGGGGTGCGCGGTGTCGAGTCGCGGCTCAAGGACGCGGCGCTGGGCATGGGGATGCGCGGACGCGAGGTCCTGTTCAAGCTGGAGCTGCCCGTGGCCGCGCCGCTGGTCCTCATCGGTATGCGCACCGCCGCCGTGCAGGTCGTGGCGACCGCGACCATCGCCGCCTACGTGGGCGTGGGCGGGCTGGGGCGCTACATCGTCGACGGCCAGGCCCGCCAGGACCTGTCGATGATGCTGGGCGGTTCGATCCTCGTGGTGTCGCTGGCCGTGGTCACCACGCTCCTGTTCGCCGGGCTGCGCCGCGTGCTGGTCGCACCCGGACTCCGTGCCGAGGCCGCGTCGGCCCGATAG
- a CDS encoding HAD family hydrolase, translating into MAIRTVVFDVGETLVDETRIFARWADRFGIPHMAFFGTIGGVIASGGTLTDGFRLLVPGFDLAAESERWRAEDPDGEREHFTERDLYPDVRPAFKAMREAGLSLVIAGNQPPEAGPVLAAMELGVDGIGISDDWGVAKPDPAFFDRTLALAARSRPGLTADEVLYVGDRVDNDVLPAGRAGMRTVLLRRGLYGYRHAAEPGADRADAVLDDLHQLASWTAERG; encoded by the coding sequence GTGGCAATTCGTACTGTGGTGTTCGACGTCGGTGAGACGCTGGTCGACGAGACGCGGATCTTCGCGCGCTGGGCGGACCGGTTCGGTATCCCGCACATGGCGTTCTTCGGCACCATCGGCGGTGTCATCGCCTCCGGCGGGACGCTGACCGACGGCTTCCGCCTGCTCGTACCCGGATTCGACCTGGCGGCCGAGAGCGAGCGCTGGCGGGCCGAGGACCCCGACGGCGAGCGCGAGCACTTCACCGAGCGCGACCTCTACCCCGACGTGCGCCCCGCGTTCAAGGCCATGCGCGAGGCCGGGCTCTCCCTGGTGATCGCCGGCAACCAGCCGCCCGAGGCCGGTCCCGTCCTGGCCGCGATGGAGCTGGGTGTGGACGGCATCGGCATCTCCGACGACTGGGGCGTGGCCAAGCCCGACCCCGCGTTCTTCGACCGGACCCTCGCCCTGGCCGCGCGGTCGAGACCCGGACTGACCGCCGACGAGGTCCTCTACGTGGGCGACCGCGTCGACAACGACGTCCTGCCCGCCGGACGCGCCGGGATGCGCACGGTCCTGCTGCGGCGCGGCCTGTACGGCTACCGCCACGCCGCCGAGCCCGGCGCCGACCGCGCCGACGCCGTGCTGGACGACCTGCACCAGCTCGCCTCGTGGACCGCCGAGCGCGGCTGA
- a CDS encoding flavin reductase family protein: protein MAALATGVAVVTVADGRDDVGATVSAFHSVSVDPPIVSVSVSAAGYMAEVIEEVGAFAVSVLGAGQRALAGRFAAEGRPSARLLVSGQPHHRGERTRAIVLDDALSALECSVRQRVEVGDHVVFFADVTGLPAVSGTGPSLVRWSGRYHTVG from the coding sequence ATGGCCGCTCTGGCGACCGGCGTCGCCGTGGTCACGGTCGCCGACGGCCGCGACGACGTCGGCGCCACCGTGAGCGCGTTCCACTCGGTGTCGGTGGACCCGCCCATCGTGTCGGTGAGCGTGTCCGCCGCCGGCTACATGGCCGAGGTCATCGAGGAGGTCGGCGCCTTCGCGGTGAGCGTGCTGGGGGCCGGCCAGCGCGCGCTGGCCGGCCGTTTCGCCGCCGAGGGCCGGCCGAGCGCACGCCTGTTGGTCTCCGGGCAGCCGCACCACCGGGGCGAGCGCACACGCGCGATCGTCCTCGACGACGCCCTGTCCGCGTTGGAGTGCTCGGTGCGTCAGCGTGTGGAGGTGGGCGACCACGTCGTCTTCTTCGCCGACGTGACCGGCCTGCCCGCGGTCAGCGGCACCGGCCCGTCCCTGGTGCGCTGGTCGGGCCGCTACCACACGGTCGGCTGA
- a CDS encoding NUDIX hydrolase: MDIPEANGQAADPVRTTTGEAALSAHEALAVVLQIRDGELCVLLWRRALPPCEGEWALPGGRLGPNESLGASIRRQLAQKVDVRDLSHLEQLETRSDPDRHPLRRTLATAYLGLAPAHIDPVVPADTGWHAAADLPPMAFDHASIVRSGRQRLRSKLSYTNVGFALAPPEFTMSELSGYYRAALGHDVAATNLRRVLLRRGQIEETGRSVPSGRSGGRPAALFRFRVRGLEVTDAFAVLRPPSGEFGRP, translated from the coding sequence GTGGATATCCCGGAAGCAAACGGACAGGCGGCGGACCCCGTCCGCACCACGACCGGTGAGGCGGCGCTGTCCGCCCACGAGGCGCTCGCGGTGGTACTGCAGATTCGGGACGGTGAGCTGTGCGTTCTGCTGTGGCGCAGGGCCCTGCCCCCGTGCGAGGGGGAGTGGGCGCTGCCCGGTGGACGGCTCGGGCCGAACGAGAGCCTGGGTGCCTCCATCCGCCGTCAGCTCGCCCAGAAGGTCGACGTACGTGATCTCTCTCACCTGGAGCAGCTGGAGACGCGCAGCGACCCCGACCGGCATCCGCTGCGGCGGACGCTGGCCACCGCCTACCTCGGACTCGCGCCCGCCCACATCGACCCGGTGGTGCCCGCCGACACCGGCTGGCACGCCGCCGCCGACCTGCCGCCGATGGCCTTCGACCACGCCTCCATCGTGCGCTCGGGCCGCCAGCGGCTGCGCTCGAAGCTGAGCTACACCAACGTGGGCTTCGCGCTGGCGCCGCCGGAGTTCACGATGTCGGAGCTGTCGGGCTACTACCGGGCGGCCCTCGGGCACGACGTGGCGGCCACGAACCTGCGCCGGGTGCTCCTGCGGCGCGGCCAGATCGAGGAGACCGGCCGCTCGGTCCCCTCGGGCCGCTCCGGCGGGCGGCCCGCCGCGCTGTTCCGGTTCCGCGTGCGGGGGCTGGAGGTCACCGACGCCTTCGCCGTCCTGCGCCCGCCCTCGGGCGAGTTCGGGCGCCCTTAG
- a CDS encoding ATP-binding cassette domain-containing protein: MITFEGAAKHYPDGTVAVAGLDLTVATGRTTVFVGPSGSGKTTSLRMINRMVEPTSGTVRIDGHDIRGQDPAVLRRSIGYVIQQAGLFPHRTVLDNIATVPLLLGWRRGRARARAAELMELVGLESSQGRRYPHQLSGGQQQRVGVARALAADPPVLLMDEPFSAVDPVVRASLQDELLRLQKELRKTIVFVTHDIDEAVRLGDRIAVFRPGGVLAQYDAPERLLAAPVDDFVESFIGYDRGVRRLSFFPARDLALDDGGVFEEEDRVERARTALEATGVPWALVVARDRTPLGWVSDRQLAEAPTGVVLGGLDLAPYGHTFNVATDSLRAALDAAVLSPAGRAVGVDEDGCVVGFVSQDDLGAAIWSVSE, translated from the coding sequence ATGATCACGTTCGAGGGCGCGGCCAAGCACTACCCCGACGGCACGGTCGCCGTCGCCGGCCTCGACCTCACCGTCGCGACGGGACGGACCACGGTCTTCGTGGGGCCCTCCGGCAGCGGCAAGACCACCTCCCTGCGGATGATCAACCGCATGGTCGAGCCCACCAGCGGGACCGTGCGCATCGACGGCCACGACATCCGCGGCCAGGACCCGGCGGTCCTGCGGCGCTCCATCGGCTACGTCATCCAGCAGGCCGGCCTCTTCCCGCACCGTACGGTCCTGGACAACATCGCCACCGTCCCCCTCCTGCTCGGATGGCGGCGGGGCAGGGCCCGGGCGCGCGCCGCCGAGCTCATGGAACTCGTGGGCCTGGAGTCCTCCCAGGGGCGCCGCTACCCCCACCAGCTCTCCGGCGGGCAGCAGCAGCGCGTGGGCGTGGCCCGCGCCCTGGCCGCCGACCCGCCCGTCCTGCTCATGGACGAGCCCTTCAGCGCGGTCGACCCGGTCGTGCGCGCCAGCCTCCAGGACGAGCTGCTGCGCCTGCAGAAGGAGCTGCGCAAGACGATCGTCTTCGTCACGCACGACATCGACGAGGCCGTGCGCCTGGGCGACCGGATCGCCGTGTTCCGGCCGGGCGGCGTGCTCGCCCAGTACGACGCCCCCGAACGGCTGCTCGCCGCGCCCGTGGACGACTTCGTGGAGTCCTTCATCGGCTACGACCGCGGGGTGCGCCGCCTGTCGTTCTTCCCCGCGCGCGACCTGGCGCTGGACGACGGCGGCGTCTTCGAGGAGGAGGACCGGGTCGAGCGGGCCCGAACGGCGCTGGAGGCGACCGGCGTGCCCTGGGCGCTGGTCGTGGCGCGCGACCGCACGCCGCTGGGATGGGTGAGCGACCGGCAGCTGGCCGAGGCGCCCACCGGCGTCGTGCTCGGCGGCCTGGACCTGGCGCCCTACGGCCACACCTTCAACGTCGCCACCGACTCCCTGCGCGCCGCGCTGGACGCGGCCGTGCTCTCCCCGGCCGGGCGCGCGGTCGGCGTGGACGAGGACGGGTGCGTCGTGGGCTTCGTGTCCCAGGACGACCTGGGCGCCGCGATCTGGTCGGTGTCGGAGTGA